Within Cellulophaga sp. L1A9, the genomic segment CATTTTCTATTGCTGCCGAGTCATTATCACAAGAAATAAGTGATACTATAGATAAAATAATAAGTAGTGTTTTTTTCATAAGTAGGTAAAAATTATAGAATAAAGTATAGTTATAATAGTTGTTATTTTCTGCTTTTCTTTGAACAAGTCAATATCATTATTTAGGAGATTAATTCTTTTTAAATTGTTTCTCCTGTGTGAAAACTTACAACTATTAAAGGATGTAGACGTCTCCTATGTCCTAACGCCTGGTACCCTAAATTATTTTCTCAGTTCTAAATATTCTATCCCAGATGAACGTATAGAAGCCATAATTTTTATAGGATAATTGATGGTGGTTTTTATGAAACAAATTAGTGGTAAAAATTAAAAAATGAGTCCTTTCACTTTTACTATTTAAGTGTGTCATAACGCCATAAAACCAATTGAAAACCAGAAATGCTATAAAACCATAGATATTAAGTGGCAAGAGAATGGCTACTACGGTTAACAAGAGCCCAAAGAAAATAGATTCCCATGGAGACATGTAATACAGGCTAACGGAATTAAACGCTTCGGAATGTTCGTGATGTTTTAAATGGATTTTCTTCAAGAAGCCTATCTTATGAGAGGCCCAATGCAACACATACATTAAAAAATCTAAGACTAAAAATAATACTATAAACGTTACTACTACAGGCATGCTAGAAAAAACAATTAGTTCGTTTATCCATAATAAATACCCCGGAATTGCAATGGCAGTATTTAGGAGTACGATTATTAGTGATGTGAGTATCTCTTTTCTTGTAATGGTGGCTTTAAATTTTAGAGCTTTATCCCAGAAAATACTGATCACAACATTTAATACATATGCTACTATATTTAAAGCTATGAGTAACGGAAAAAATATATAAGGGTCCTTTAAATCCATTTCTGTTTTTTAATGAATACGCTAGTATCCTTATTAGTTGCAACGGTTTCACTGAGTTCTTATTGCTTGCTTGCACTTTTACCATGAAGCTTTAGCACGCTCCTTTGCCTTACTATTAAATTCTACACAGCCCCTTTAGTCTTGTGTTTTAGGCTTTAATTATGTTTAGTTTTTATATTTTATTGCTAAATTCAAATAAAATTAAAAAAAGCATTCGTCTGATGATTAATAATCAATTAATAAGGGGTAGTTTAAAGTGTATGTTTCTGAAAAAATTGCAGGATATTTCTGATTGTATTCTTTAACCCAATCAGGATAGTAATAGCTTGCTTTTAAAGTATTCCCATCTAACGTAAATTTCGCAAATGGTTTTCCTTTCTCTGGAGATATTATAAATGCAAAATCTTCATCAAGTCCACTTAAAAATACGCAGTCACCGTCTTGTGACCAAATAAGTTCAACTTCAGTATCGCTAATAATTTTTACTGGATAGGTGTAATAGCATTGTCCATGTAATTTATAAACAATAGCATTTTTCGAGATACTTACTTCATTCCAGTCACTAAAAATTGAACAATAATCTAGGTTTGCTAAATAGCCACTAAATACAAAACCTTGTTTGGTACTATTACTATATTCGTCAAAAAATGCTACTTTATACCAATATCCTTCTATAGTCACATACTCTTCTTCTTCATAATCCATTTCAATTTCTGTTTTTTCAATAACAGTAATTTCAGCATTATAGTCAAATTTCCCTATGGGAATGCCATCTGGACTATCTCTTATAATTAAACCATTTTTAGCAAACACTCGGTACTTATTTCCTGATTTGTACACATTTTTATACCTATATTCTTCTCCGTTCCAGGACATAATTTCGTCACAATTTATGACTAAATCATTATAGCCATTGGTTTTAGAAGCTAAGATCCCCAATCGTTTTACACTTCTTTTCTGTGTGTTTATTTCTATATCAGGATTTATTGTAGCGAGCCGAAGATACAGGTTGTCATAGCCTTTCAAGTCTTTATAGTAGGTAAACCTTAACTCATCTTTATAACCATCATTATTAAAATCAACATTAAATTCTTCGTAAGATTCAACAATAGAAGTCTGTTGAATAAGTGATAGGCAGTCCATTTCCATCACTGTCGCCATTTTAGCTTTTTGATGTATCCCAACTTGTTTCAACTTAAAATTTTCTAAAACAAATGTTTCTTCCTTGTCATTACAAGATAGTTTATCGCTGTAGGTATAGCTTCTTTCTTCAGCCGTATCTATGGCTAAATGAAGTTTTCCGTCCCGCATTTCCATTTCAATACCATCCCAGTCTTTACCTACTTCGTTAGAGATTTTAAATTGTTGACCATCATACGCCATAATAAAATAAGAACTTCCTTCATGGTCCAGATAAGTGCTGCCAGTTTCTGAATGACACCCCTTTCTATTTTCTACCAAAACATCCAAGAAGCCATCATTATTGAAATCGTCTTGCAATTGGATATATAAAAACTTGTGCTGATCAAAATCAATCAGCACTTGTCGTTCGCCATTTATCCTAGCATACAGTTGTGTATTGCACTGACCATAACCATTATTTAATCCATAGGAAATAGCAACAACATCTGATACAGTATTGGCTTCTACACTTTCCTCTTTTTTTGGGTTATTACAAGCAAGTATTAGCGTAAAAATTAAGAGATAAATAGATTTCATGAGCATATGTTTTTTGCTAATTTTAAACTGTTGAATATCTTTCTAATTTTCAATGTTCCTTACTACTACATAAACGCAACTTCAATTAAAGGTTATCTGTATTTTTAGGCTAAAAATCGCGAGGCTTCATCCAGATGATTTCTGTATCCTTAAAATACTCATGTACTATTGGCAGTACCTCCTGAACTTTAGTATGGATATCATGAAACAACAAAATTCCTTTTCTCCAAAGCAACATTAATTTTATTTCACGTTGAGCAACTTGCTGCACGTTTAACTTAGCACTCCAATCTCTGGAGTCTATATTCCATAGTATAATTTTAGAGTTTTTTTCCGTAAAATAAGCTACCATATCCGTATTTCTTTGGCCGTATGGAGGTCTAAAATATACCAAGGCATTCTTATTTTCTGTTGGAAAAACATTTTGAATCAGCGTATTGGTATCATCAATAGATGATTTCCATTCTGCATATTTTTGATGTGCTTTATGTACTTTTCCATGAGAAAACACGCTATTTTCTCCGTAAAGTTCTTGTAACACTTCTTTGGAAGAAGCTTTTAATCGCTTTTCAAAATTATCGCCCAAAACAAAAAACATCCCTGATAGGTTATAGCGATCTAATACCTGTATTAGTTTATCCGTATTACCATTCACTGCGGTAGGGCCATCATCAAAGGTTAATAAATAGTGCCTATCCGTAAAATTGTGGCCTTGAATATCGGTCTCCGAAAATTGTAAAATTTCACTCGTAATTCTAGGAAATAAAGCCGCTAATCTAATTTGCTCTTTTACATAGTCCTCATAGAATATTTTTGTGGTAGCATACCAAACGCTAAAAGTACTAGGGAACCGTTGTTCTAAATTTCCTAAGGATAAGGCATTCCAATTGCTGTTTTTTTCTACTGGAATGAGCTCTTTTAAAGCTGCATCAGAAAGCTGATTAAAATTCACTAGTATTCTTGATTTAGTAGCCTCTTTCCATTGGGTTACTGACTCCGTATGTACACTTTTAAGGGCAACGCGTTGTGCTAGAACCGATTCCGATAAGGAATCATAGCTATTGAACACTTCTATAAAAACAAGCATCTCACATTTAGAGGCTATATCAAAACTCACCCTCGATTCCATTTTTAAAGGCCAAGGCTCGGTAGTTGTAACTTCAACATTAGCACCAAAGAAAAATAAGGGCATAAAAAGCAACATGAAGCAAATACTATTGATACTTTTCTTCATGTGTTATCTTAGTTTTGACTGCATTCTTGCTATTCCCTTAGTATATGCTTCACGTGCTCTGTTTTGCTGCGCTAGCTCAAAGTTTTGTAAGGCTTCTTCCCACTGACTTTTCTTTTCATATATTCTAGCAATATTGTAATAAGAACTAGCTCTTACATAATGCGCCTTGCCACCCGATGCAAGGTCTATAGCCTTTCTATTCGCCCATAAAGCCTCTGCCTCTTTATTCAGTTTTTGAAAAGCTAAGCCCAAATTGCTATACGCTTGTCCATTATTTTGATTCAATTCAATGGCATTTTGATATAAAGAAACAGCCGATTCTAAATGTCCAGCATGATATTCTTCTTCTCCTTTTCTATTGATAATTTGAGATTCTGCTTTATCCGAACTGGAAACAACCGAAGTATCACCATCAAATCTATAATTTCTTAATATTGTACTTACGCCTTCCCAGGTAGTGGCATTTTTAAAATCTCCTACAGTTACAATGTTCCCCATTTCATCAATTAAAAAAGGAATCCAAATATTCCCTTTCTTTCCTTCTGGCATGGTATACGTTTTAACTAGCGTATTTCCTATATATATAAATACCTTTGCTCTACTTAAATTAGAAAGATTGGTGTTGTTTATTAATTCTCTATCGGAATAATTGTGAACAGCGTATACATACTTTTCACCTTGCTGTTTTTTTGTAATCGTAATGGTTTCGGGGCCATAACTATCGGTGTCATCTACATCTAAATTTGCCTGGTTGGCCTCTTTTTTATGATAACACACGTATCCTCCAGAATATGATAAGTGAGAATCTATATCTCTAGGACTACTCCCCCAACTTAACACGATTCTCATACCATCTAATTCCTGCATGGTTGGACTAATAGCATAGGTTAAACCATCACATAAACATTTGGTAATTAAAGGCGAATACCCTTCTTTCTTGATAATTAAAATAACGTCTGAATCATTTCTATAGTGGTCCGGAATAGTTACTTTTCCTTGGCTATCTGTATATTTAGTAATGGATGTTTCTCCGTTTTTCTGAAAAATAATTTCAGCATTTGGCATTACTTTATCTTTGACGACCGCACTCAATACCAATATTTCCGAAGAAGATTGTGCAAAAGATACAGCACTCATAATTAATGCGACAAGGGTTAAGATTTTTTTATTCATGGTTGTTTTAGTTTGATTATTTTTTTTCGTAATTAATTCCATTCCATATCAATACAGTATCACATTCAATAACAATATCATTTACATTGTTTGTTTTTGATGCTAATACGCCTATTCTTTTTGGTGATCCAATAGCCTCTATATCTAAAGTTTCGTTATTTAAAACAATAGTGCAGTCATTTAAAATTCCCCATCGTTCCCAATAGCTACCAGAAATTTGATCCATAATGCCATTACCATCTAAATCGTAGGCTATCGTTAAATAATCTGTTTCTGCTTCTTGCGATAGAAAATCGCTTGATTTTAATTCTATGAGCGTAGTTAATTTATGATCTCCCTTACTTTGTATTAATTTAAAATCATGGTGATCAAAAACATAAGTTTCTTCCAAATCTTCACATAGTGCTGTATTTCCTGCTCCAATAGAGTTAGTTTCAACGACAAACTGTCTGTTCGTATGCTGATCATAATTCAAATTCATTCCGCCAAAATAGTATCCTATATAAGCGGATCGCTTAAATTCATTGCCATTAAAAGAGAAGGTAAATAAAGAATTGCCGCAACAATTTCCTCCACAAGCATTAGATTCTAAAAGCACTTCTTCGTAGCCATCTCCATTGTAATCTTGTATCTCTATGAGATCAAAACAACCTTCGTCTTCAAAACTAATAAGCACTGTTTCTTTACCATTTACTGTAGCTATTAATTCTTTGTGAAGGTCTTCGCTATTATTTAGCGTATACTTTATTTTATTTCCTGTAAAAAGCTTTAAAAAACCATTAAAAACATAGCCTTCTCCAATAGAATTAGATTTTACCTTAACCCAAAATCCATGTATTTGTTCAGTACTAAAAGAAAAATCGGTCTCTTCTAGGAGTACTACTTTTTTATCAAATTCTAGCTTTCCAATTTTTCTGCCCGCTATATCTGGTGCATCTCTTACTGTTAATCCGCTTTTGGCTGTGACGCTATAATTTTTCTGACCAAAAGTATAGACCGAAAAAAATGTAAGTGCAAGAAAGATTCTATAGTTCATAGCAGTTCTTAGTAATTGTTTCTAATTTCTCGGGACAATAATAAAGTCCACAATGATTTAATTGATTCTTAAATTTCTAGCACGCTACTAATTTGTGTGCACTTTAATCGGTGCGGCGTTCAACCTATAATTCTTTAAAATTGCTTGCGCTTCTATCTCACTTAATACTATTAAACGCGCATTGCTAATCGCTTGTTTGTCTGGCATCATTGAGCGCATTAAAACTAATTTATAGG encodes:
- a CDS encoding polysaccharide deacetylase family protein; amino-acid sequence: MKKSINSICFMLLFMPLFFFGANVEVTTTEPWPLKMESRVSFDIASKCEMLVFIEVFNSYDSLSESVLAQRVALKSVHTESVTQWKEATKSRILVNFNQLSDAALKELIPVEKNSNWNALSLGNLEQRFPSTFSVWYATTKIFYEDYVKEQIRLAALFPRITSEILQFSETDIQGHNFTDRHYLLTFDDGPTAVNGNTDKLIQVLDRYNLSGMFFVLGDNFEKRLKASSKEVLQELYGENSVFSHGKVHKAHQKYAEWKSSIDDTNTLIQNVFPTENKNALVYFRPPYGQRNTDMVAYFTEKNSKIILWNIDSRDWSAKLNVQQVAQREIKLMLLWRKGILLFHDIHTKVQEVLPIVHEYFKDTEIIWMKPRDF
- a CDS encoding tetratricopeptide repeat protein, giving the protein MNKKILTLVALIMSAVSFAQSSSEILVLSAVVKDKVMPNAEIIFQKNGETSITKYTDSQGKVTIPDHYRNDSDVILIIKKEGYSPLITKCLCDGLTYAISPTMQELDGMRIVLSWGSSPRDIDSHLSYSGGYVCYHKKEANQANLDVDDTDSYGPETITITKKQQGEKYVYAVHNYSDRELINNTNLSNLSRAKVFIYIGNTLVKTYTMPEGKKGNIWIPFLIDEMGNIVTVGDFKNATTWEGVSTILRNYRFDGDTSVVSSSDKAESQIINRKGEEEYHAGHLESAVSLYQNAIELNQNNGQAYSNLGLAFQKLNKEAEALWANRKAIDLASGGKAHYVRASSYYNIARIYEKKSQWEEALQNFELAQQNRAREAYTKGIARMQSKLR
- a CDS encoding SH3 domain-containing protein; translated protein: MKSIYLLIFTLILACNNPKKEESVEANTVSDVVAISYGLNNGYGQCNTQLYARINGERQVLIDFDQHKFLYIQLQDDFNNDGFLDVLVENRKGCHSETGSTYLDHEGSSYFIMAYDGQQFKISNEVGKDWDGIEMEMRDGKLHLAIDTAEERSYTYSDKLSCNDKEETFVLENFKLKQVGIHQKAKMATVMEMDCLSLIQQTSIVESYEEFNVDFNNDGYKDELRFTYYKDLKGYDNLYLRLATINPDIEINTQKRSVKRLGILASKTNGYNDLVINCDEIMSWNGEEYRYKNVYKSGNKYRVFAKNGLIIRDSPDGIPIGKFDYNAEITVIEKTEIEMDYEEEEYVTIEGYWYKVAFFDEYSNSTKQGFVFSGYLANLDYCSIFSDWNEVSISKNAIVYKLHGQCYYTYPVKIISDTEVELIWSQDGDCVFLSGLDEDFAFIISPEKGKPFAKFTLDGNTLKASYYYPDWVKEYNQKYPAIFSETYTLNYPLLIDY
- a CDS encoding sterol desaturase family protein; the encoded protein is MDLKDPYIFFPLLIALNIVAYVLNVVISIFWDKALKFKATITRKEILTSLIIVLLNTAIAIPGYLLWINELIVFSSMPVVVTFIVLFLVLDFLMYVLHWASHKIGFLKKIHLKHHEHSEAFNSVSLYYMSPWESIFFGLLLTVVAILLPLNIYGFIAFLVFNWFYGVMTHLNSKSERTHFLIFTTNLFHKNHHQLSYKNYGFYTFIWDRIFRTEKII
- a CDS encoding SH3 domain-containing protein, whose product is MNYRIFLALTFFSVYTFGQKNYSVTAKSGLTVRDAPDIAGRKIGKLEFDKKVVLLEETDFSFSTEQIHGFWVKVKSNSIGEGYVFNGFLKLFTGNKIKYTLNNSEDLHKELIATVNGKETVLISFEDEGCFDLIEIQDYNGDGYEEVLLESNACGGNCCGNSLFTFSFNGNEFKRSAYIGYYFGGMNLNYDQHTNRQFVVETNSIGAGNTALCEDLEETYVFDHHDFKLIQSKGDHKLTTLIELKSSDFLSQEAETDYLTIAYDLDGNGIMDQISGSYWERWGILNDCTIVLNNETLDIEAIGSPKRIGVLASKTNNVNDIVIECDTVLIWNGINYEKK